The nucleotide window TTCCCTCCCTTTTTCTAAAAAAGAACAATACAAGACAAGGGCTTTCAAAAAACACACTAACATAACAAAATCAACAGTATCAGTCAAAATAAAAAAAATTATGCATCTATAATTTTATCTTATAACTTGCTTGTCTGTTAGGAATGCGGAAGTTGACATAATAAAAGGTCTAATTATAAACTCCTTGTAAAAAGACTATGAACAGGCTTCAAAAAAATCCAGTCAAAATACAAACCATGTTCTCTTCAATTGCGCCGCAGTACGACCTTCTTAATAAACTGCTGAGTTTCGGCAGGGACCGTTACTGGAGGCGGTTTGCAGTGGGACAGCTTCCCGTGGTTAAAGACGGTCTGTTTCTTGACGCAGCCACAGGCACAGGAGATGTTGCGCTGGAGATCATTAAACAGCGCCCTCAGGCAACGGTAACCGGAGTGGACTTCAGCGACCAAATGATTGCGACCGGAAAGAAAAAAATATTAAAAACAGGGAAACAGGATAAAATAGAACTCCGCATCGGAGATATAACCGCCCTGCCCTTTGAGGATAAGACATTTGATGCCGCAATAATTGCCTTCGGGATACGGAACATCCCTGATTACAAAAAAGGGCTTATGGAAATGGCAAGGGTGGTTAAAGACGGCGGCAGGATAGTTGTCCTGGAATTTACAAGCATCCAAAGCCGGTTGTTTAAATTACCGTTCCGCCTGTACCTCACAAAACTTCTGCCTGCCGTCGGCAGCGCAATCTCCGGCAGGAAAGGCGCTTATGAATATCTCTCGGAATCTGTAATTGATTTTCCCCCGCCGGACGAATTTAAAAAGATAATGGAGGAGTCGGGCTTAAAAGAGGTGCGCTATTATCCGTTGACATTCAGTATTGTGACAGTGCATGTCGGGGAAAAATAATCGCTGACAGCAGGTATTTGTGCCTGCTCTTAGGTATGTTGAGTTTAT belongs to Nitrospirota bacterium and includes:
- the ubiE gene encoding bifunctional demethylmenaquinone methyltransferase/2-methoxy-6-polyprenyl-1,4-benzoquinol methylase UbiE produces the protein MNRLQKNPVKIQTMFSSIAPQYDLLNKLLSFGRDRYWRRFAVGQLPVVKDGLFLDAATGTGDVALEIIKQRPQATVTGVDFSDQMIATGKKKILKTGKQDKIELRIGDITALPFEDKTFDAAIIAFGIRNIPDYKKGLMEMARVVKDGGRIVVLEFTSIQSRLFKLPFRLYLTKLLPAVGSAISGRKGAYEYLSESVIDFPPPDEFKKIMEESGLKEVRYYPLTFSIVTVHVGEK